A stretch of the Helicoverpa armigera isolate CAAS_96S chromosome 5, ASM3070526v1, whole genome shotgun sequence genome encodes the following:
- the LOC110370325 gene encoding transmembrane protein 256, with the protein MVNLADTLMINTVTDGAMNLLRHIGVFKSQQPAPPPPQIIMKMPLWQLAQEAGPFVRLAGLSGAAAVVLGAMGAHRTFPEVETKEDLRKIFDTANRFHFLHTLALVTVPLCRRPYVAGAFFLAGMTLFCGTCYYHAFTGDRCFRRLTPIGGSCLILGWVAMVL; encoded by the exons aTGGTAAATTTAGCCGACACGCTTATGATAAATACGGTGACGGACGGAGCTATGAATTTGTTGCGACATATT GGTGTTTTCAAATCTCAGCAACCTGCTCCACCACCTCctcaaataattatgaaaatgccGCTGTGGCAACTAGCACAGGAAGCAGGGCCATTTGTGCGCCTGGCAGGGTTGAGCGGAGCCGCCGCTGTAGTACTCGGAGCAATGGGCGCGCATCGCACATTTCCCGAGGTTGAAACAAAGGAAGACCTAAGGAAAATTTTTGATACAGCCAACCGCTTCCATTTCCTACACACTCTCGCTCTCGTAACTGTACCTCTTTGCCGGAGACCATATGTT GCTGGTGCATTCTTCCTAGCTGGGATGACACTGTTCTGTGGCACATGTTACTACCATGCCTTCACTGGTGACCGCTGCTTCCGCAGGCTCACTCCCATTGGGGGCTCCTGCCTCATCCTCGGTTGGGTTGCAATGGTCTTGTAA